From the Lathyrus oleraceus cultivar Zhongwan6 chromosome 3, CAAS_Psat_ZW6_1.0, whole genome shotgun sequence genome, the window ctatcttatagggtctaaagtcgtggtgtacaccgaccacgcggcgattaaatatctgctgaccaagccggattcgaagcaaaggctcatccgttggatcctcttgttacaagaattcgatgtcgaaattaaagacaagaaggggtcggaaaacttggtagcggatcatttatcccgcttggtgaatgtcgaggttaccgcatctgaaaaggaaatccgggaagaatttcctgatgaaaaattgtttaaggttcaagttaggccgtggtttgcagactttgcaaaccacaaggctagtggttgtgtgccggccgatctaacttcgaaccaaaagaggaagttcctttcggatgcaaagtattatgtttgggatgacccatacttgtttaagttgggtagcgataacctgttaaggagatgcgtaactggtgatgaagcccagagcatcctttggcattgtcacaactcgccttatggcggtcattataatggggttagaacggccactaaaattcttcaatcgggattttattggccaactatttttaaagacgcacatacccatgcgcaaagttgtgacagttgccaaagaagtggtgggataggtaagagagatgagatgcctctccaaaatatccaagaagtggaagtgttcgattgttggggcatagattttgttggacctttcccaccctcttacgggaatgagtacatgcttgtagctgttgattatgtctctaaatgggttgaggcgattgcctcacctcgggcggatgccaaaacggtgataaaatttttaaagaaaaacatcttttcccgttttggaacaccccgagtgttgataagtgacggagggtcacacttttgcaatacacctttggaaacaattctaaaacattatggtgtgtcgcatagggtgacaactccgtaccaccctcaggctaacgggcaagcggaggtctctaatcgagagattaagagaatcctagaaaaaaccgtgtctaattctaaaaaagagtggtcccaaaaattggacgaagcattatgggcctaccgtactgcctttaaagctccaattggcctaactccgtttcaattggtatttggtaaaacttgccatttgccggttgaattggagcacaaggctttgtgggccctaaaatttctaaattttgaacatgagttggccggtaacaaaaggaaagtacaactacttgagttggaggagatgcgcaatgccgcataccactcaagttggttgtacaaggaaaaagcaaagaaatatcatgacaagaagatccgaaccaaagaattcgtgcccggacaattggtcttattgttcaactcccggttgaagttgtttcccgggaagttgaaatcaaaatggtccgggccatttcgggtgaaagaagtaaaagaatacggggccattatcattgaagacatggacgagaaagacagttggaccgtgaacggccaacgattgaaagtgtatctcggcggtcatgtggatcgcgagatttgtgctcagccgctcgatgctcctctgtgagcatcgcaccgtcgagcttagccgacgttaaacaagcgctagttgggaggcaccccaacattgtaagtatttcctgttttatgtttgatgttgtatgAGTATTGTGTGCTTTTTCAGGCTGGATGAcatgcaagtgctgcatttgcaaaagcacttgctgtcatgctcgcttgcagctcgctaggcgaggctgcagcgagcgctctcgctggctgctcgctaggcgaggcagtagcgagcgcacCAGTACTGTTCTATTTAAACAGTTCAGCAGGGCAGTTTTGCCCTTACCCTAACAATTCTTCTaaactgctctgctgaagagtGCGATTTGCCTTCTCAAATTCTCTGCTGTGCATCCATATCAACAACATTTGTGTGTCGGTCGATTGCAAACACTTCCCACTTCTCCTTTCCAAATCCGTTTACCTCAAGGTTTGCCCTATTGCATGtttcttttgttgcattatttatttccaaatttgaatggtaaataggataggtgtgataggaaccttgaggttgcatgcaattttgggagtttgcaatgttgtgcatttaggtttttaaattggggttttactcttacttaggttttccatgaaattaggtatccccaatagcatagaacaattcatagtaatgagaaatcattgggtttgctgtggaaaccttgtatgtacgggttttgggggaaacaattttgaaaatgcagaaaaccccaaaaaacccgtaaggttcgctagcactcgctaggcgaacctggggcgagcattcgctgccacttcgctaggcgaagcagcagcgagcaaaccagtcccttataaaaactgttttggttctaatctgtttgtttcgtgtttgttgctttatctcttgttttgcagaatgaagtcaagatctagtgctggcaagaaaagaaagggtgcggcaactacttcacgaaccgtgccgatccaattcgataccgacaagtttgtcggtgcaaagcaagcggcacggtacatcgctttggagaagcgaaaaattttgcctgagaagcgttttctgattaacccacagggcacgtatcggagttttgccgggttgatcgatacaaagaaatgggataggttgataaatcccttggaacactatgacatcgctacagtgcgggagttctacgctaacgcattgccagatgatgatgagcccttcacttgggtctCTAGAGTGGCCGGTCGGCCAGTTCCTTTTGACAGGGATACGATCAACCAAATCCTCGGGGAGCCGCTTCAGCTGGGTGCTGACCAAAGAGACCAGTACCATATTGACCTCCGGCTGCACAAGGATGTCCCAGCAATTACGgccgccctgcttttaccagggaaatcagttgagccgaacccatctggggttcctatgagatatcatcgggaggacatgactcccatggctcagctgattctacttctggttttgaccaacatacaacccaaatcccacacatctactgtgccgatccctgtggcacatttagtacattccatcctcgccaatgtggagattgatgtggcgaggatcattgccaatgagctgaagacggtaatagagagcggactgaagtcggaggctcgggtgaattgcccccttgcattcccttgtttgattatgagtctgtgcattaaggcacgagtgcgacttccgtctcggggtcaggttaggatcccggctcctattgatgaccggtatgtggcaaaatactgcagagctaaggccaccggcagcagtgcagcctcaggtagcactagggtttctgatggtcctagtgcttctactcccagGGTCGATCCATACCTGCGGGCTGCGTGTGAATTCAATTTcgagtggatggcagcatcgcagagggctatgattgacatgcacgactcgatgcagcgtttgcagctgcagggtagtggtgcacatgctttgatgacacaggagcagtttctgactaatgcaaattggcccgtggacgtgccagtctattctgagggggtgggagctgatgatgatgatgaggatgatgatgaggcgaccggttctgaggccggtagtgaggaggagtcttgagccctttgtgggttaagtttttgtttttgtatttcagtttttttttattatggcatttttatttgtacttttgaatgttgtattttgaccatgggttgtactattggggtgttttgtcccccacgaacaaaattttaCTTTTCAGTTAATGatatttatgtttgtttttaattttgtgtgtttaataaatttttggttgaatgagtggcaaacccttctagattggttgctcctcaagaagtacccaatgaaggtgcatccgagcttggatggcaatgataagaataacaagtgaatgaagctaaggtacatggttaccgtcggctagaattttagaatgcattaggaactttactctttttggtaaatagaatattgtctttttgcaacataattgaatgaatgtttcatctagaacttagAACCATAtattgtgaggaaacctccattgtacacttaaatgctggagtctaataagttttgttgattcatttgattcattatttgtctgttattattgtgagattgtggaagcaattagaaatgatcaaggcacttgttttctttcgagcacaactacagccaaaaacaacttacctgtgagcagagagagtatttgttaacccctttgagcctaaacagttgaatctcggcttgaaataaagcgagatctcaaaaatctttttttttacaaccaggaaaatattgattattgttcttttgccgtaaaaaggtaagagcattcacttagggtgtggaagaattaagttggggagaacgaaaaagaattggtaagcaccacaactcttgaaaaagaaaagaaaaaccgagcaagcatagaaaaatatatgtatagaaaatatagaaaagaaacatctgttttgtacatttgatgtgaaagaaaagaacaaaaatataaagaatgaaaatgaatgcttgcttggaagaaaaatagtgaaaaataagagttgagttgtggaatatgtgttgtgaaggttacaaataagaaacaaaggaaacaagtcgagtagtgtgaataatactgtgaatgtctcttttgcatcggcactttcgtttcaatggccttagaaatgacccttgtttgttaacctgaccaagcttcaaccgaaaagcccttagtgatctttttgcttccacagtaccatttttaattgattagacattgtatgaatctatttgatatcttcattatttgttagtgagtgagattagtcccgcggttgcaaacgcgcaaaatcttcattccttattcgaagaggagagataggatgattcattcagaatagcattgttgtagatagataaatattttgcattactatttaagttttagttcttatgtattattttattcaaaaccgttggaaacgtgtatttgcggatttcgcttgtgtttgagccgtttatccaacttcggagaaactgtttctttatgcaaatcctcttgtctttcaagaggcatactttgcttgaggacaagcaagaatctagttggggagagttgttagatgcccaaaagtgtttatttgagctatcatatgtgggcatctttcactcttttaccctgctaaaattgtcaaagtcacatttattttacatggaatgcgtacattgataaacaagcttggtgcctttgatgtgtttgttattgtgcaggaaaggcatgaattaatcGATAAcaaagacacaagagaattggcaaaggaaccaaagcaaaggagcatttcatctgccagctcgctaggcgaggatgtggcgaagcaaaaccttcgctaggcgagctcctggcgaaaggctccagtaaattggttaattaattcgctaggcgaactgaaggcgaagtggcagcgaattcagtctgttttggtgaaaagagcagccagcactagctcgctaggcgaggctctagcgagtccccagcgagcattccagtagcaaaacctctcaacctcgctggggcgaaggttgaagcgagttcttcgctaggcgaaggactgtttgctaggcgaacatgacagttccacaggcccagttttctctgggcgcaggggcattttgtgcccacttttggccttcgctaggcgagccatctgctcgcctagcgaacgtgacagttctgcacttgtctataagtagcaggtgccactttttgtgcccataccactttttaccaacttttccattttttgtactttctcttagatattttacagcattgtttggagggatttttgatgccctaatttcttttctcttcatctagcaaccatcttccacaaaaagaaggtggattcccatccaacttcgatcattcgacttggatgttgatcaaccctcttttcttacttgccgaccaagctaccatgaaaatgtgtagctaagtctccatttgtcaaggttagatgtaggtgatttccaagctttgtgtgtaaatgtaaggatcctcatttgtaaactctttaacggtaaatatatgatgaaaactttgtttctatttaaaactctttgttttggtatttgatcgagagatgtttaccgattcttgacctaggttttcatccaaacttgtttgttagctagagatagtaacgaatgattttgttcaccataaggttgaaccaaaacgttgtctttttgatagattgtgttcgagagaaacaatggatcaaaatgacaaaactcacaatgggtgttcgagagaaacgcattgagaggactttgtgaaattatttatcatctaaaggagtttataagattgttgaccgagcaaatacatgcaaagcaaatgtaatcagtgaaacctaactttgacaatatttctcatattaatcaaaacataacttttaccgcaattaattactttgtatgcaagataacttgattaaaaccaaaaccctagtgttacattaagttaagattaattcaaccattgaacggcagtgatatcttacaatctctgtggatacgataacaaaacccgacacttaaaaactgtctcaacaaaGATAACGGTTGTTACAACACATTAATTTTAACACTCTCCCTTAATGTGTTGCTCTTTAACTCCCATTGCTTCTCTAAATTGCTGAAATTTTCCTCCAGGTAGTGCTTTAGTAAAAATGTCTGCAAGCTGCTCTTGTGAACTACAGAAAGCTAACTGCATATCTCCTTCTTTAATCACACTTCGAAAGAAGTGATGCTTTATGTTAATGTGACTGGTCCGGCTATGAAAAATAGAATTCTTTGCCATGTCAATAGTTGATTTGTTGTCACAATGAAGCTGTAGACATCACTCTTGTTTCTCTCTAATATCTTCTAATATTCTTCTCAACCAAAGTGATTGTTGTGTAGCCAAACCTGCTGCTAAATACTCAGCTTCAGTTGAAGATTGTGCCATAATATCTTTCTTCTTTGAGCACCAAGAGATCACTCCTGAACCAAGGTTGAATACATAATCTGAAGTGCTCTTCATATCATCAACACTTCTGACCCAATCACTATCACAATAGCCTTTAGCTTCAAGTTTAGAATTCTTCTCAGATCTGATTCCATGCTCCATGGTTCCCATGACATACCTTAGAGATCTTTTTGCTTCCCCGAGATGTAAATGACTTGGTTTACTCATGAATCTTGAGAGTAAACTAGAAGCAAACATTAAATCGATCCTTGAATCTGTAAGATAAAATAAGCTTCCAACCAAACTTCTATACATGCTTGCATCTACTAAGCTTCCACCATCTTCCTTCTTTAATTTTTTATTCACCACTAAAGGAATATCAACAGGTTTGCAACCATACATGCCAaagtttttcaaaatattttagGCATATCTCTTTTGACAAATAAAAACTCCATATTCATCTTGGTAAAACTCAATACCAAGAAAATGATGCAGCAAGCCAAGATCACTCATCTCatattttttcatcatttctATTTTAAATTTTTCAATCATTTTCTTGTTGTTACCCGTATACACCAAATCATCAATATAAAGGGCAACAAGAAGGATATCATCTTTACCTTGGTACTGCACATACAAGGTAGGCTCACTTTGACTTCTTTGAAATTCTTGCTGAATGAAGTAGTTGTCAATTTCACTATACCACGCTCTAGGggcttgtttcaacccataaagAGCTTTCTTCAAAATTGTAAACTTTTTCCTCTTGGTCTTTAATCACAAAGCCTTGAGGTTACTATACATACACCTCTTCTTTTAATTCTCGGTTCAAGAAAGCTGACTTCACATCAATGTGTACAGACTCCAACCTTTTTGAGCTGCTAACACAATGATTGTTCTCATGGTGTCCAAACGTGCAACTGGGGAAAAAGTCTCACTATAGTTAATTCCAGGTTGTTCTGCATAGCCTTTGACTACTAATATAGCCTTGGCTCTTTCAATTGAACCATCTGAATTATGTTTCAATTTGTACACCCACTTTACTCCAATAGCTTCTTTGTCATTTGGATTTTCAACTAGCTGCCATGTTTTGTTTTTCTCAACTAAATTTATTTCTTCTTGCATCTCATTCCTCCAAACATCTTATTTGATTACTTCATCAAAAATTTCTGGCTCCATAACACAATAGTTGCACATTGCATACATATCACTCAAGTCCTTCAATTTTATTGGAGTTGAGCCGGGAGATGATGAACTTGAAATTGGTGAACTTGGAGAGGATGAAGAACTTGGTGTACATGGGGCTGGTTGCTCATTTTCAGCTGCTAGATTTTGTTGTAATAAAATTGCAGGGACTGTTTTCTCCTTCATTTTGTCTTCTTCCCAATTCCAAGAAGCCTTCTCATCAAATACAACATCCTGGCTAATGATCACCTTGTTTGTCTTCAAATTGTAAAGTCTATAGCTCTTTGACATGGAATTATAGCCAATAAAGACACATCTTTCACTTGTTTCTTCCAGCTTTGTCCTCTTTTGTTTAGGAATTTGAGCATAGAAAACACACCCAAAAACTTTAAGGTGGTTAACTAAAGGTGTTCTTCCACTCCAATCTTCAAATGGTGTCTTATTCCATACAACCTTTGTTGGACACCTATTCAGCAAATACACAACAATATTAACAGCCTCAGGCCAAAAGGTTTTAGGCAAACCTTTCTCAAGTAGCATAGACTTCACCATCTCCATCACAGTTTGGTTCTTTCTTTCAGATACACCATTTTGCTGAGGTGTATAGCCAACCG encodes:
- the LOC127130434 gene encoding secreted RxLR effector protein 161-like, producing the protein MYGCKPVDIPLVVNKKLKKEDGGSLVDASMYRSLVGSLFYLTDSRIDLMFASSLLSRFMSKPSHLHLGEAKRSLRYVMGTMEHGIRSEKNSKLEAKGYCDSDWVRSVDDMKSTSDYVFNLGSGVISWCSKKKDIMAQSSTEAEYLAAGLATQQSLWLRRILEDIREKQE